The region GCATGGTGATGCTGTAATGTGATACCCAGATGGTCAGAAACTGTGTTCAACTTGTGGTTCATCAAGTTAGGCCAGACCTTGCGTGCCAACTTAACTGTGCACAAAAATCGAGTATCGGCTACAGGCATACCAGCTGAAGTCAGACATGCAGAAAGCACAGAGCGATCAAATGACGCGTTATGTGCTGCCACGAAATCTACGCCTTTAAACAGGGGAGAAAACTGCGGCCACACATCGGCAAAAACAGGCTCATTCTCAACATCTTTCCAGCGAATATGATGTACCCGCACACAAAATGGACTAAAATTGCTGCGAGGCGGCTGCACAAGTCGGTACAAGCTATCGACAATGTGTCCATTTTCTACACGAACAACAGCTACAGCGCAGGCACTGTCACGCTTTGCATCGGCAGTTTCAAAATCAATTGCCGCAAACGTTCCCTTGAATTCAGACATATTATTTTCCCCAAGGAAGCACTGGAACTGTAGATATTGAGTTTTTTGGCGACCCTTCAACCACACGGTCACTGTATGTTAAATATACAAGAACATTGCGTTTCGGATCGAAAAAGCGAACAACCTGCATTGTTTTAAACAGCAATGAAGTACGCTTCTTAAATACTGCTTCGCCGTCATCTTTGCCGGACTTTACGCGCGAAGGAAGAGTGATAGGTCCTGTCTGCACGCAATCAATTGATGCATCCGATGTATCTTCTGCTACGCCTAACGATCCTTTCACCCCGCCCTTTTTAGCGCGACTCAAGTAACAGGTAACCCCGTCAATCTCAGGATCATCAAACGCTTCAATTACAATTTTATCATTAGCTCCAAGAAGCTTAAATACAGTACTCACGGAACCAATTTCTTCTGCGGCAGCAACGGAAGTCATGCCAAGCACAAGTGCTACAGCCAACAGTAATATACGTATCTTCATACGCTCTCCTCTCCGAATGATTTCAAGAGCGTAATTCAACCGCAAAAAAGGCAATTTTGCAAGCTTTGCTCACTTTCCCTCCCAGCGTTGACCGTATCATTGGAGTTTTCTGAAGTTAATGTACACTTAAGCAATATCTGCCCTCTGTGCTGAGGCTTCGTTAAAGACGGCTCAGCCGCTACATAATTTTTAGCAGAAAATTTACCTAAGGAGATGAACATGCTACCGGAAATATCAAAAATTCTTCTCGCCACAGACCTTTCTGAGGATGCAGGAGTTGCAATGCGCTATGCCATCAGTATGGCAGAAAAATACAATGCAGAGCTTACGTTGCTGCACGTGCTGCCCACTATGAAAGATCAGGTTTATTTAAACTCCGGATTTGATTTTACAGCAGTGTATGACGACAACACCTTAAAAGCACTGCTTGATGCCGGAGCCGAAAAGGCTAAAGAAACCGTCGTCAAACTGATGCATAAGCAGTGTACAGACCTCATTGAAGGCAGTCAGGAGTGTTCAAACATTGCACTTAAGCCAATTATTACAACCGGCAACGCTGTAAAAGAAATTACTGACCATGCCAAAAATTGTGATCTTGTTATAATGGGAACCAGAGGACACAGCAAACTTGGCGGTATCCTTGTAGGTAGCGTTGCGCAGGGTGTTATCGCAAAAAGCCCTACCCCTGTACTGATTGTCCGTTCATAGCAACTTTCAGAATACCGGAGAAAGCCATGCTGCCTACCATTCAAAAAATCCTGTACGCAACCGATCTTTCAGAGCCTGCAAAACACGCCTTGCAGTACGCATTATCCATTGCAAAACAGTACCATGCAGACCTTATGCTTCTCCATGTTATTCCTGACTGGGCACGGAATGTAACCCTTGGTTCCGGTCTCGACTTTGCCACCATTTACGACGAAGACACATGGCTCAAAATTAAAGATGATGTGCTGCGAACCAGTATAAAACACGCAAAAGAGCGCATTGAATCAACCTACATGTTCTATAAATACGAGCTGGAAGAATCTGGAATTGCCACAACTGTGCATGTTCAGACAGGACACCCCGCTAAAACGATATTGCAATTTTCTGCTGAAGTAGACCTCATAGTCATGGGAACTTATGGACATTCCAGACTAGGCAGCCTTTTTGCCGGTAGTGTAGCGCAAAGCGTCATCGCCCAATCAACCACACCGGTTCTAGTTGTACATCTTGAAAAAAATAAAAAACCAGCCCCATTGTAAAAACAGTAAAAGAGGAGGGTACGCACCAACAGTGCTACCCTCCTTTTTACTCATTATCCGCATCTACCGTCATGCACTAAAACGCTGATATGTTCTATCAGATAGATAAGCCGCATGCTTTGCAACCAATTAACAAAGCTTCGCACCTAATGGTACGTCCTTATCAATGCTTGCTAACACAATGTCTCCATTGCCGTCTGCAAAGCCCGTCACAAGACATTCTGACATGATCGGTCCAATCTGTTTTTTAGGGAAATTAACAACAGCTACAATCAGACGCCCTACAAGTTCTTCCGGCGTGTAATGGGTTGTTATCTGCGCGCTTGATTTTCGCAATCCAATCTCTTCACCAAAATCAAGATGCAGTATGTACGCTGGCTTACGCGCTTCTTTAAACACTTCCGCAGAAAGAATTTTACCCACACGCAATTCAACTTTTTCAAAATCATTCCATGTAATAGTATCCATTATTCCTCCTGTTCTATGTCGCACACAGCTATGATGGCACTCTGTCTTCAGCCAGTTGAATACTCGCAAGACACAGACACCCCTTACTGTCTTTCATATATACAGCCATCTGCAACTAAATGGAATACCCGCATGTTACTACACAAGAGCTTGGCTCGTGCCACACAATGCACATACAAAAAGGAACAGTACAGCGCGCAAAAAAAAGAACCTGTCCTTTCAGACAGATTCTTTTAGTATCATATAGTGTACGTATATTCAGTTAGACAGCTGAAGGGATATCGCTTTGCGATGCCCGCTTCATCTCAATCATTTTTGCTACACGCTCAGTAAGGTGTAACAACTGATTGGAAAAACTTGCTTCATTGTCATACCACGCCACGAGCTTGAGTAAGTTCCCCGCTTGTACCGCAGTGAGCTGTCCATCAACGACTGAACCATATTTTGAACCATTAAAGTCACATGAAACGAGCGGCTCGTCGGTGTACCCTAAATACTCTCCGGCAGCCTCCCGCAATACGGTATTAACCGCATCGACGGTAGTTGATTTTTCCAGTTCAAAAACACAGTCAATCATCGCGACACTTAACGTAGGTACACGAAGAGCCATTCCCTGCAATCTACCTTTCATATCAGGAATAACTTCCGCTACTGTTTTTGTAGTCCCCACAGGGGTAGGAAGCATATTCATATGACACGCACGGGCGCGACGAAGATCTGGATAGTCATCATCCAGAAGCATTTGACGTTGTGTCACCGGATGAATGGTTGTCATATATCCACGTTTCACACCGAAGTGTTTATGAATATGGTGCAACGGAAGCGCAAGACAGTTAGTCGTGCAGGATGCATTAGATATTATATGATGCTCTGGACATAAATCATGCTCATTTACACCCATAACAATAGTAACATCTGCTTCTGGTGCAGGGCAGGCGATAATAACCTTTTCAGCACCGGAAGCCATATGTTGCAAACAGTGCTCACGAGCTGCAAAGCAGCCAGCCGCCTCTATTACGATATCGCAATCTTTCCAGTCCCACTGGCTGGAAGCGTTCTGAGTTACCGACACAAAAGAATCGTTAAGAAGAAATCCACCTTCCACACTCTTGGCGTCCATAAATCGACCATGAACAGAATCGTATCGCAACAGATGCGTCGCATCTTCAGCGGACATGAGGTCATTAACTGTTACAAGTTGCAAATTCTCATGTCCGGAGAGTAGGCGGGCAAGGTATCGACCAATACGACCGAACCCGTTAATCCCAATAGTTACAGACATCTCTCCCCCAGCTGAAAAACACACTATGCCGAACGAACGGGAACCGCCCGGCAACTGAAGAAACTAGGCTTCCCAAATTTCAATGCTTTCATCAGAAATTTCGATATCTTCGATGAAAGCACTGGCGAATCCTTCCTCGCCTTCAGGAACTATGACAACAAACTGAATATCGTGACCATCTGCATATTCTGCAAATGCTTTAAAACGCTGAGAGGTTTCCGGCAGAGCAAAAAAGTCTTTAGTAACAACATCAAAAATGAACTTAACATTTTTACGGTTTGTCGCCTGTAACTCCGGCATAAAGCCATTTACTTCTTCTGGTTCATCAAAACCTTCAAACCCGTAAGTTCGAACGTCACGGTATCCAGAATCCAGCAACGCCTCTAATGCGGTTTCTACTAATTCATCACGCAGTTGTAACACGTCATCATGCATGTTTTTCTATGACCTTATAATATATAGTAAAAGATATTTCTCCGTAGCGTGTACAAACGCCTAACGGAGCTAATAATTTCAGCATACGCTCGTACTGCATAGCTAATCCCAACTGCGTAGTCAGTCAAGGCAGAATGCTTACGCGGCGTGCAGTTGCTCTATTTTCGTTACACTCGTTACATTATGTATCATCGCTGTGAAGTAACTGCCTTCTCATCACACCACGTCAGACTGTAACAGCATGAAATCCTATCGTTACAAAACTCCATACTTCAATCTGTCATCGTTCCATCATTTCTTTTAAGTACTCCATAAGTATTTTTTGATTGCGCTCTAGAGAAATCGGCGTAAAGTGCCTCTGGGCACGCTGTCACCTCCATTTTTTTGCTGTAACTCACTGCTCTTTTTGTTTCAAAAAACAGTCCGGCAGCCTGCTGATAACAATATTTATGTGTAATCCCTCTGTGGTAATACTGCTACAGAGGGATTACTCATTCAATTTTATAAAAAACCGTCTACGTACTCATTATTCAAGTTATTTTTACAATGAGCCGCCACTACTCTGTTAGTACGTGCTCGGTTTATATGGAATAATTTACAGACTATTTTGACTATCATACCAATTCCTCGTATTCTTGGAACGGTATGGAGGACTCATGAACTTTAGACAGCTTGAACTTTTTCTTTCCCTTGCCAAAACACCGAATATCTCTGTTGTGGCGAAGGAGCATTTTCTCACACAATCAGCCGTTTCTGTTGCCATTAAGGGATTGGAACAAGAACTACGCGTTCAGCTTTTTGATCGGCTCAACCGTAGACTCAGCTTGAATTCTAATGGTCGTTTGCTCTTGCAAAACCTTGAACCAGTGATGCAAGATTTTCACAATGTCCTTCATTCATTTGAAGGTGACTTGCTTACCGGCATATTGAAAGTTGGAGCTTCTTCAACCATTGCCGACTATATTCTACCACAGATTCTTTTCGAAGTTTCTGATTCATACAAGCAAGTCACTATCGAAACAGTTTTTTCTAATCCACAGGTCATTGTAGAAAAAGTAGAAAATGGTGAACTGGATCTCGGGCTTGTTGAGAAAAAAATCCCCAACAAAATGCTTATCTACACCCGCCTTTGTGAAGACGATCTCATCATTGTTTCTACAGATGAAAAACTGGCTAAAAACGGACCGTATGAGATTGAAGAATTGCTTGATAAAAAATGGATTGTCCGCGAACCCGGCGCGGGGGTGAGAGAATCACTTGAAGAATATATGGGACCATTGATGAGCAAGCTAAATATTGTTCTGGAACTCAACCATACAGAATCTATTAAACGAGTTCTTCATAACCCTAATACAATATCTTGCATGTCACCTTTTGCCGTGCAAAGTGAACTCGACAGCGGCGAAGTATACCCTATCGAAATTAAAGGACCTCCTATCAGCCGCTACTTCCATGCTGTCACTCATAAAGTCAAATATCGTACTAGGTTGTTAGATAAATTTGAAAATGCTGTAACCTCATACCTGACGACAGATAAGCTACTCTACAGGAACTAACCAGAGCGCTTGCAAACCGTGCCATTCGCACGTATTGGTTTGAGCTACATGATTCTTTAAAGAGGTTAGCGTAATGTCATGGAATGAATTAGTGCACTTGGTGGGACAAGACTCAATGCTATTTGGTCTTGCTTTCATCTTATTATTTATGTTCTTGCGCCGTACACTACGTGTAGGCGGCTTTCTAGGTTTTACCGGAGTACTTACAACGGTTGTCCTTCTTGCCATGCTTTCATGGATTCAGTGGAACAGATATCAAGTCGGCAATTCTATTATGCAAATTGTTATTACCGACAACCCGACTTATAGAATTCTTACCCCTACTCAAGAGCCTATGTTTGAACCGGCAGTAATCACGGTGGATAACATCCGCTACATCACCGACAAACACAATGAAAAATCACCAAACTACCTGCCGTGGCGAGTAATTGCCATCCCTAAATAACAAAAAATGCCCGCCTGCAAGCGGGCATTTTTTTATCTGCAAAGCATCCAGATAACACATTTTCGTGCTCCTTGCAGGAGCTGCTGCGACACACTGCCGAACAAATATGCGTCGCTACGAGTGACACCTCTGCGACCAAACACCAATGTGGTGTACTTGCCCTTCTTTTGTTCGTTCAAAATAGTCTTAGCAATTAATTTTTTCCGCTCAGGATCTTCTAACGGCTCATCACGTTCATCCAGTGTAATAAACTTACTTTGAACGCATGACGGATCAAGCAGCGAATGCTTCATTTCATCCACCACTTTTTCATGCTTGGCAAGTTGCTGTTCATGTACCTTTGCGCATTCTTTCTTCCAAATTTTGGTACTGGAAAAAAGAGAACATGCTGGAAGCTGCTCAACGCTCAAAACAAGAATGGTATATTTGCCTTGGCACTTGTCAGCAATCATCTCCATCAATTCCTGACAATACTTCAAAGCCTCACGGGCACTTTCACTGGCATCATATGCCACAAGAATTCGTAATTCTTTCACAGTACATCTCCTTTCGACAGCCTCACGGACTTACGCCCGCTCGAAGAAAGTGTACCGTCCCCGTAATCTCATTTCACATGATAACTATTCTATTATACCCGCTCTGGATCAATAAAAACACACATGGCTCAAGCGATTGAAATGAGACTTTTCTTTCGACAAATAAATAGGTTCTTCAAAAAATAAGGCGGGCAAAATACTGCCCGCCTTATCGCAAAACTTATAGCTTAACTCTGTCCGCCAGTTCCAGACACATATCAGCTTTATTCAAGGTATAGAGATGAATCCCCGGAGCGCCGCCATCAATCAACTTCCGAATTTGATTAACAGCAAATCGTAAACCCGTTTCCTTAACAGCTTCGTCGCCGCCCTTTGCATTCGCTTCTTCCAATGACAAGTACAGTTGACCTGGAATATTTGCTCCGCAAAGGCTTAAAATTCGTTTGATTGAACTAAGCGATTGGATAGGTAGAATGCCCGGAATTACTGGTTTATCAATACCGTTACTGCGCAAGCGGGAAACAAAATCGAAGTACTCACGAACGTCAAAAAACAGCTGAGTGACAACAAAATCACTCCCTGCATCAATTTTAATCCGTGTATA is a window of Halodesulfovibrio sp. DNA encoding:
- a CDS encoding 3'-5' exonuclease → MSEFKGTFAAIDFETADAKRDSACAVAVVRVENGHIVDSLYRLVQPPRSNFSPFCVRVHHIRWKDVENEPVFADVWPQFSPLFKGVDFVAAHNASFDRSVLSACLTSAGMPVADTRFLCTVKLARKVWPNLMNHKLNTVSDHLGITLQHHHAGSDAEACARIAIEGLRLQPQLAAPNML
- the creA gene encoding protein CreA — protein: MKIRILLLAVALVLGMTSVAAAEEIGSVSTVFKLLGANDKIVIEAFDDPEIDGVTCYLSRAKKGGVKGSLGVAEDTSDASIDCVQTGPITLPSRVKSGKDDGEAVFKKRTSLLFKTMQVVRFFDPKRNVLVYLTYSDRVVEGSPKNSISTVPVLPWGK
- a CDS encoding universal stress protein, translated to MLPEISKILLATDLSEDAGVAMRYAISMAEKYNAELTLLHVLPTMKDQVYLNSGFDFTAVYDDNTLKALLDAGAEKAKETVVKLMHKQCTDLIEGSQECSNIALKPIITTGNAVKEITDHAKNCDLVIMGTRGHSKLGGILVGSVAQGVIAKSPTPVLIVRS
- a CDS encoding universal stress protein gives rise to the protein MLPTIQKILYATDLSEPAKHALQYALSIAKQYHADLMLLHVIPDWARNVTLGSGLDFATIYDEDTWLKIKDDVLRTSIKHAKERIESTYMFYKYELEESGIATTVHVQTGHPAKTILQFSAEVDLIVMGTYGHSRLGSLFAGSVAQSVIAQSTTPVLVVHLEKNKKPAPL
- a CDS encoding tRNA-binding protein; protein product: MDTITWNDFEKVELRVGKILSAEVFKEARKPAYILHLDFGEEIGLRKSSAQITTHYTPEELVGRLIVAVVNFPKKQIGPIMSECLVTGFADGNGDIVLASIDKDVPLGAKLC
- a CDS encoding glyceraldehyde 3-phosphate dehydrogenase NAD-binding domain-containing protein; translation: MSVTIGINGFGRIGRYLARLLSGHENLQLVTVNDLMSAEDATHLLRYDSVHGRFMDAKSVEGGFLLNDSFVSVTQNASSQWDWKDCDIVIEAAGCFAAREHCLQHMASGAEKVIIACPAPEADVTIVMGVNEHDLCPEHHIISNASCTTNCLALPLHHIHKHFGVKRGYMTTIHPVTQRQMLLDDDYPDLRRARACHMNMLPTPVGTTKTVAEVIPDMKGRLQGMALRVPTLSVAMIDCVFELEKSTTVDAVNTVLREAAGEYLGYTDEPLVSCDFNGSKYGSVVDGQLTAVQAGNLLKLVAWYDNEASFSNQLLHLTERVAKMIEMKRASQSDIPSAV
- a CDS encoding LysR substrate-binding domain-containing protein — translated: MNFRQLELFLSLAKTPNISVVAKEHFLTQSAVSVAIKGLEQELRVQLFDRLNRRLSLNSNGRLLLQNLEPVMQDFHNVLHSFEGDLLTGILKVGASSTIADYILPQILFEVSDSYKQVTIETVFSNPQVIVEKVENGELDLGLVEKKIPNKMLIYTRLCEDDLIIVSTDEKLAKNGPYEIEELLDKKWIVREPGAGVRESLEEYMGPLMSKLNIVLELNHTESIKRVLHNPNTISCMSPFAVQSELDSGEVYPIEIKGPPISRYFHAVTHKVKYRTRLLDKFENAVTSYLTTDKLLYRN
- a CDS encoding universal stress protein, with protein sequence MKELRILVAYDASESAREALKYCQELMEMIADKCQGKYTILVLSVEQLPACSLFSSTKIWKKECAKVHEQQLAKHEKVVDEMKHSLLDPSCVQSKFITLDERDEPLEDPERKKLIAKTILNEQKKGKYTTLVFGRRGVTRSDAYLFGSVSQQLLQGARKCVIWMLCR